From one Aquila chrysaetos chrysaetos chromosome 7, bAquChr1.4, whole genome shotgun sequence genomic stretch:
- the LOC115344064 gene encoding cystathionine beta-synthase-like yields the protein MAEMELTKTCLLMNSSCMGSQESKADSTWILPNLPSKCTWTAATPATKSPHSCMPLPEETKILPNILKKIGCTPMVRVNKIGKSYGLKCELLAKCEYFNAGGSVKDRISLRMVEDAERAGIIKPGDTLIEPTSGNTGIGLALVAAVKGYRCIIVLPEKMSMEKVDILKALGVEIVRTPCTRFDAPESNIRVAWKLKSEIPNSHILDQYRNPSNPLAHYDTTAEEILEQCEGKVHMVVIGSGTGGTITGIARKLKEKCPECKIIGVDPDGSIVALPSEMNRTNTTTIEVEGIGHDFIPTVLDRSVVDQWYKCNDRDSFLMSRRLIREEGLLCGGSSGSAMSVAVRAAKDLKEGQRCVVILPDSVRNYMSKFLNDKWMIKNGFLNDVQEHKPWWWNIKVQKLNLSAPLILLPEVSCQKAIEILQEKGYDQAPVVAESGLILGMVTLSNTLTSVLAGNAQFSDPVTKVIYDQFSKIGLEDSLGKLSCILENDHFAIVVHEQMQFNGNGSSFMKQMVFGVVTAMDLLTFVSRNDKK from the exons ATGGCAGAGATG GAGCTGACCAAGACGTGCCTGCTCATGAACAGCAGTTGCATGGGGAGTCAGGAAAGCAAAGCCGACAGCACGTGGATTCTTCCCAACTTGCCCAGTAAGTGCACATGGACAGCTGCAACACCTGCCACCAAGTCTCCACACTCCTGCATGCCCTT gccagaagaaacaaagatctTGCCCAACATCCTGAAGAAAATTGGCTGCACCCCAATGGTCCGAGTCAACAAGATTGGGAAGTCCTATGGGCTCAAGTGTGAGCTCT TGGCAAAATGTGAGTACTTCAACGCGGGGGGCAGTGTGAAGGACCGCATCAGCCTGAGGATGGTGGAAGACgcagagagagctgggattATAAAACCAGGAGACACACTGATTGAACCCACTTCAGGAAACACAG GAATCGGGCTGGCACTGGTAGCTGCAGTGAAAGGTTACCGCTGCATCATTGTCTTGCCGGAGAAAATGAGCATGGAGAAG GTCGATATTCTGAAGGCGCTGGGTGTCGAAATCGTGAGGACCCCGTGCACCCGCTTTGATGCCCCGGAGTCTAACATTCGTGTTGCCTGGAAGCTGAAAAGTGAAATCCCAAACTCTCACATCCTGGACCAG TACCGAAATCCAAGCAACCCCCTGGCTCATTACGACACCACAGCTGAGGAGATCCTGGAGCAGTGCGAAG GCAAGGTCCACATGGTGGTGATTGGGTCTGGCACAGGAGGCACCATCACTGGCATCGCCAGGAAGCTGAAGGAGAAGTGCCCGGAGTGCAAG ATCATTGGTGTAGATCCCGACGGCTCCATCGTCGCTCTGCCCAGTGAGATGAACAGGACGAACACCACAACGATCGAAGTGGAGGGCATTGGGCATGACTTTATCCCTACTGTCCTTGACAGATCA gTGGTTGATCAGTGGTATAAATGCAATGACAGAGACTCGTTCCTCATGTCTCGCAGGCTGATCAGAGAGGAGGGATTATTGTGCG GAGGCAGCTCGGGCAGTGCCATGTCCGTCGCCGTGCGGGCTGCCAAGGACCTGAAGGAAGGTCAGCGCTGCGTCGTCATCCTGCCCGACTCCGTCAGGAACTACAT GTCCAAATTTTTGAATGATAAGTGGATGATAAAAAATGGTTTCCTAAATGACGTCCAGGAGCACAAGCCTTG GTGGTGGAACATCAAGGTGCAGAAACTGAATCTCTCAGCCCCTCTCATTCTCCTCCCAGAAGTCAGCTGTCAAAAGGCAATTGAGATCCTCCAGGAGAAGGGATATGACCAAGCTCCTGTTGTTGCTGAATCAGG ACTTATTTTGGGAATGGTGACCCTCAGCAACACCCTCACCTCAGTGCTGGCTGGAAACGCACAGTTCTCAGACCCTGTTACGAAGGTCATCTACGACCAGTTCTCAAAG ATTGGCCTGGAGGACAGTCTTGGGAAGCTTTCCTGCATCCTGGAGAACGACCATTTTGCTATTGTTGTACACGAGCAAATGCAGT TCAATGGCAATGGCAGTTCCTTCATGAAGCAGATGGTGTTTGGCGTGGTCACGGCGATGGACCTCCTCACCTTTGTCAGCAGAAATGACAAGAAGTAG